The proteins below come from a single Lodderomyces elongisporus chromosome 3, complete sequence genomic window:
- the RPS3 gene encoding 40S ribosomal protein S3 (BUSCO:EOG092647L7) gives MVNAILSKKKKLVADGVFYAELNEFFTRELAEQGYAGVEVRKTPSKLEIIVKASNTQGVLGEQGRRIHELTSLIVKRFKLSPEGIAIYAERVEERGLSAAVQAEALKAKLLNGLPIRRAAYGVLRFAMGAGAKGVEVVISGKLRAARAKSQKYADGFMIHSGQPTNDFIDIAIRHVLMRQGVLGVKVKIMKDPAQNRFGPRALPDAVKIAEAKDEDEVVPAPYVKNYKQKPEEVEAVAESAEVEAAA, from the coding sequence atggtCAACGCAATCTtgtcaaagaaaaagaagttaGTAGCTGACGGTGTCTTCTACGCTGAATTGAACGAATTCTTCACCAGAGAATTGGCCGAACAAGGATATGCTGGTGTCGAAGTCAGAAAGACTCCAtcaaaattggaaatcaTCGTCAAGGCTTCAAACACTCAAGGTGTCCTTGGTGAACAAGGTAGAAGAATCCACGAATTGACCTCATTGATTGTCAAGAGATTCAAATTGTCACCAGAAGGTATTGCCATCTACGCTGAAAGAGTTGAAGAAAGAGGTCTTTCTGCTGCTGTCCAAGCTGAAGCTTTGAAGGCTAAATTGTTGAACGGTTTGCCAATCAGAAGAGCCGCTTACGGTGTCTTGAGATTCGCCATGGGTGCCGGTGCTAAGGGTGTCGAAGTTGTCATCTCTGGTAAATTGAGAGCTGCTAGAGCCAAGTCACAAAAATACGCTGACGGTTTCATGATCCACTCTGGTCAACCAACCAACGACTTTATTGACATTGCTATCAGACACGTCTTGATGAGACAAGGTGTCTTGGGTGTCAAGGTTAAGATTATGAAGGACCCAGCTCAAAACAGATTCGGTCCAAGAGCTTTGCCAGATGCTGTCAAGATTGCTGAAGCTAAGGACGAAGACGAAGTTGTCCCAGCTCCATACGTCAAGAACTACAAGCAAAAACCAGAAGAAGTTGAAGCTGTTGCTGAGTCAGCTGAAGTCGAAGCTGCTGCTTAA